Within Vigna unguiculata cultivar IT97K-499-35 chromosome 2, ASM411807v1, whole genome shotgun sequence, the genomic segment TCAAATACATAAGTATGTGTGGACGAAGTGAAtcctaaaattgattattaatgaTATACAAGATAGGTTTTGCCATCGCTTCACTTAAAAATTGATTGTTAACTGTACTCGTATTTGTACATTATAAGAGAGTAATTAACTTACTCATCATGAATAATTCTCATGAGGATCAACCGAATCCTACTTATTTTACAGTTATattttaccaaattttaaaGTAAGAACTACGGAAAGATTTAATATGGGAATAAAACACTTGGTTTTAAATAAGTAATGTTAATTGATTAatccattaaatattttaggtttatatttgttttaatttccaCATCAAGTATTATCTTAACCAAATTCTGTCttaatttgtataattaataatgttGATCCTGTAAAAAAGATAGATTAAATTTGAAcccaaaaaaaatgttaaaactcAATAAAATCACATCCTTGGCTCtgttcctctctctctctctctctcccatGAACTGATTCATGTTTATAAAACAACTTCAATTCCTTTATCGCCAAAATACTTACAAGATTAAATAGTTCAATCGTAGGTAATAATTACAGTTGAATAACACAGGATATTGTATATAATGTGCGTAAGGTTGAGACTAAGATCAAGTTTGAGCTTTTGTTTTCTCCATTCTTTTGTAACCAGATCAGAGGATGAAAGTATATTAGTTTTCTCGTGTTGAATCCACCAATCATCCCAAATAGTAAAGTAATAACACCATATTCAAATATCCAGGTTCAACAAACTGATCCAACCTCAGCTTTCATGACAAACTCTCCAACATGCCATTCCGTTTATGTTTAAGAAACAATCGCTTATTTTACGACAGCTTTGTAGAATACGCGATTGTTTCCTACAATCTAAGATAGGTTCCAACAACAAGCACTCATGGGCAATCAGAAACACTGGTTGGTTGCTATGAAACTTAGAAAGTGGATTTCCAACATCTAATTGCGACAAGTGAGTATGAATTCTCCAAAAGGCAAATAGAGAGAATTTAATTTTGGACATTATTATAATCGAAGTCGTTATAATATACTTACATGGTAACGCTCTGAGTGCTTCGCAACAAGTTACAAGAAAATAGAATTACAGCATAAAAAAACATGTCTATGACTCAAGCTGAGCATACCAGATACCTTGGATCTTGACATCCTTAGGAGCTTTAGCCCCCAAATCAGTATCAGAAGGCTGAACACTCTCGAACACCCCAATAACCTCTCCAGTCTCAGGCTTGGTCTTGGTCACACTCAAGGTGATTTTCCCTTTGGAAGATGAAGCACTTTTGTTGTTCTCCTTTGCAAGCTCTTCCTCATCTCCTCTGCCACCAGCAGGCAAAGCAACAGCATTGTCATAACCGGTTGAGGCACCCCTTCCCTTGGGGTCCAAAAAAGAGGAACCACGGTAAGAGGGAACAAGGAAGTCCCCGCTGAAGCTTTCTGGTTTCCCAGTGGCCACCAACTGTTTGATGGTGAAGAGGAACGGCACACGCTCTCCTCCGGGAAGCTGAACAGTCACAGCAGCGTAGTCAATCCCGTCTTTCTCCTCGAATTTCACCGTTCCGTCGGGTGAGACCTCGAAGGGACCCTCGATCTCGTCGAGGGTGTAGGTGAGACGGGTCATGAGCTTGGTGTTCTGGAACTCGAGAGGGGCGTTCTTGGCCACACCCTCTGCCTTCACCGTGAAGGAAGTGGGTTCCAGACACAGCTTCTTGGCGTTGTATTTGCCTGGCTTGAAGGCGAATGAGTCCACTCCACCATCGATGGTTGGGCACTGGTTAGCAGTTCCAGTCCCCTTCACTTCCAGATATGTCTTGCTCTGGATTTCGTCGAAGGTTAGCCTCTTCGGAACACCCTCTGCATTTGCTCCCTGAAATTTCACAATCACTTCTGTTATTAATTCATAACTACTTTATTACTTGAACAATCAATCCTACAAACTCCATTTCTCATACAAAACAATTCATAAAATTCTAACTTGGTATCCATGGTGTGAATGAGTGCAAAACATACAGAAATTGAAGATGATAAAGGGGAAGCAAGTAAAACATACAGAAACAAGGAGAGCTGAGGTGGCAAGGGCGAATCCTGCAAGCTTGGTGGCGTCGGCGCATTTTTGAGCCAAGTCTTTGAGATCGGATTGAAGAGAGCAGGTGAATTTAGGTCCAGCGGGTTCCAAGCCGAAAGCCTTAGAGATGCATTGAGAAGATTTGAGGTTGCGGGAGGTTAAGCCCACCTTGGTGGGTTGCATGAAGGTTGCTGCAGCTTGTAGTGAGGCTGCCATTGATGCTGGTGCAAGGTGTGGCCACCAAAGTGTTTGTGTTGAGATTCAAAGATTTGCAAGTGGTTATTGTGAGTGATGAATGGCAGAAAATGGAGTATTTGGTGGCTGTGGTGCGAGTAAGATTTCCGATAGGATAAGGCCAATTCTTATTGGATCACTCAAGCTAATGTCAATGTTTTCTTGTTGCCACGTTGGAAATTTCTCAATTAGGATCAAATATAGTTTCTGTCAAAGATCAACTCATTAACAACATCTCCAATTttcactttcttctttttttacaaatttatatctTCATTGAAATacttatttgtattatttaaatagaaaaaatttctttgctaattaatttttagaaaagtaGGTTATTTTACTTAACTGATAACTTACCTGATAAtaagattgaaaaaaatatctCGATTTTGAAGAAgacattattattttacaatttttttattcttcattaatTTTGTTCCGTTCCACAAATAATGTTAAGGACATGTCGATAAGTCGTAGAGCGAAACAAAGTACAATCCAATAAACTACTTCCGATAACCACGTGATACATACGGGTGTACTCAATCACCCTCAGACACAGGAGAAACTAGGCTTATATTTATGTGCGTGAATGATTTGTAAAATGCAAAACTTACAAAATATAGACGAAGGACAAACAggagtgataaaaaatataaaataaagtacttTTTAAAGCGATTAAACTTAGGAAATAAATAAACTACTAttacattaatataaaaaaacagagaaaaagaaaaatcttcgTCATGATCAATTTTAGTATCTTTCGGGTGTTGGAATTTACTTCAAAGACATTGGAAAATAATTAGGTACATACAAAAGAGCATGCAAGGAGTAACAAGTTTGAAACACCATTTAACTAAAAGTACTTTTACATCACAAAAATCAGGATATAATACAACGTGTATTTCTTCCATTCATTCCTCAAAATTGTGCTTCAATAGAAAAATCCTTCCATATAAAGTTTAAAGGATCCCCACCACCACAAAAACTAGTCATGCCTCCATATCATCGTCCCGGAAAATAGTTCGTAGTCTTTGTCTCGTTTTGAAAGCTTTGATCTTCAATATCCATAACACATGCATCACCATCTTCTAAAACATTCTTTCTTCTGAAAAACTTTACCCTCCAAATTACGCTTTGATTCAACTTCTGGCcttatgatttaatttattagtaTAGAGGCAGTACCTTCACCATGGTAATCACAGATATGATTACAACAATAATGGATACAAAAAGCAAACCACCTGCTTAAATTAGTATCTTAGtcggagtaatgattaattGATCCTCATTACTCTGATTTCTACTTAGCACCCTTTATACATTCGAAGAACACTCCAAACATTAATTCGAATATtttctaaagataaaagatCAAAATTCAACTTATGATAGGTGGTgctaatttcaaaattccatgaaatacaaaaatgCCATCCTACAGCTAATTTAACTATAACTCGGGCAATGtgttagtttaagtgtatattTTGATCATCATTAATATATTATCTAACTTCCAAATcgcataaaaataaaaacgtttatttgacgttttgatTATAATCTAAATACatagaatttgaatttaaacaaaaaaggGAATCTAATTTATTGTAGTTTTAACATATGTTCAGGGGATAAAAATGTAACAGAGAAAGACAGTAGCTCAAAAGTGCTTGAAATGCAATCATAGATAAACTCAACAGAAACAAAATTTCGTTCTCATCATAGCCACTTGTTGGTCTTTCTCTATCTTCTCCGTGTAAAAttcaagagaaaaaaattaaaagaaaatacaatatGAACGAAAACATTATAGGCATTCAGAATGAGTAGGAGGATTGTATTCATCATATGAATTATCATATGAAAACATTCGTAAACATCATCACCATGCCATTATACAAAAAACcccaatttaatttaaaagttaaaaaacaaaagcATGCACAAAATTAAAAACCCCATGCCCCCAAAATGAAGGATGGAACGAACAGTGGAAACCTCTCAGACAAATGCCTCGATTGTCATCAGAATTTTAAAGAATGGAATATCGGACtcgtcatcattttcatcatcacAGAGAAAACCACAAATCGCATCCTGTTCCTCAACCCATATTTAACCCCCAAACgagaattttaaaatcaaatacactaaaagaacacaaaaagcaacacaaacataaatatatctCACGAATAGATGCACAAATGCAGAGGCCGGTCTTGGTAGAAAGAAACGGTAGTCACGGTTCCTTGAAGATGCAGAATATGCTTCGACTTTATAGGCCAGCAGGTTCCGTTTTGAGGTATTAGGGTTTTGCGTTTGCGTTAGAGTTTAATGGATCTTTAACTGGGTTTATTGGGCCTTCGGTAAGAATGGACCCTGGCCCTCTTCCTCCACCCCCAATTATCTCTTCGGCACcccaattttttcaaaaattcccAAAATAATCCTTTGACTTTTAACTCCTACTTTTAGAGATTAAATTAACTTTGGTAAAGGGCACAAAAGATAAACTCCCACTTTTCCTTTTCCTAAGACAATTGTTCCGAAATCAAAAGATAAACGTGTTCTTATCTCCTCTCCATCCCCTACATTTTGTGTAAGaagtaaaaacatttttatttacagACAAGTCTGGTAGCATGGTAGCATTAGAGTCTATCACTCATTTATTCATACTGATCATCAAGTTTACTTGTAAAACAACCACAACTTCGATGTCCTCGGCTATATTTGTTTTTGGAGGATTGTCGTTTCTTATTCTACATCTGCATCATGATGGTCTAACTTCCCACATACGAATAAATTTCCTTTCTTTATAAGTGGGGTTAAATCTTTTgggatgaaaattttaattttttttattggatcAGGTTTGTTCTCATACCTTTTTCGGAGTAGGATTATGTTCTACCACATTTGCTTTTGTAAACAAAGCTTTAGCCCTTGCAATAACACATTTCTTCTTGTTGGTAAGTTCTTTAAGCAACATCCTGTTCTTTGCTTTCATATCTTCCAACAACTTGTGATGCTTATTGATTTTGATCTTAATATCCTTATCTTGAATCATCTTTCAACGATAATAGTTTTCTATTACGAATTTTTGTCTAACGACATCTTTGACAATATATTTGAGATTCAATGGATCTCAAATATCTTTCGCTACTTTATAGTAAATGTAAAAATCAAACCAAATATTAGACAAAACACTTAATAAAGTGTGTCGGCATATCTTGTTCGTGTGAATCCAATCTTCAACTTGTTTTCAAGAATACTAGGGTCGGGTTTTGAAGATGTAAGAATAGTAACAACTTAAACATACATTCTTTCTAGTGTCagataaaactttaatttttgacACATCCGatatcaattttacaaatatcgtctaaattctgaaaataaagttttgatTCTTCAGATTTGGGTTGTTGAGAGGTGTAGATTCAATATCTATCGAGATTTATGATTGTGTTGTTGCACAAGTCTCCCAAAATATAACAtgaatttctcaaattttttaaaaattaaataatccaATCCAGGATTTTAGTAAAGGAAAAATTAGAGGacaaaagagagaagaaaatgagagaaCGATAAGAAGAAAGATAGCTTCAAGTGTGTTTTTCTTGGAAGAATATAATACTCTACTTATAAAAGATTGGAGGCTTGCGGTTACAACCTTTGTAGCAACGTTCTCCACTTCTGGTGTCATCAAATCTGCAACTTCGCGGCTGAAGCTCAACAGGTAAAAGCACCGTAAAAAAACCAAAATGCTACAGAAAAAACAGCGACAGTGATGTGTGCAGGACGTGAAACTGAAAACTTTAGGTTTCCTTTTTATATCAGTAGTGAAGGGAGCAAAGATATCTTTTGCAATACTCTGATTTTCCAGAGATTGAgacaatgattttttaaaagcaAATACATTTGCTTCGCCTTTCATTCTTTGGACATGAAAATATTTCAGTAAAAGATTACGGTTCCTTAATTCCTTATCAAATATCACTGCATGCATTCCCATCACCTAAAAAGGCATTTACCCAGTCATCAAAATTATTTGCAGTGTGATTACTCATAATATTTTCTGCtagattttattttactcaTAATCGAGAGTCAACAATCATATCATATCACCAATATGAACACAATGTGCAAACGGCATAGAACCATTCCCATTATCACGCATTCCAAAGTCCAATCATATTCTCACGTGTCATCCAGGAAGGTATTATACTAGGGTGCTACTCTACTTATTATTCACGATGAGGACGCCGGTGGGGCCTACCGTCGCGCTTGTCAACCACCGTTGTTGGCTCATGCGAATCACAAACCTGCGTTTTGAACTTGCAACCGAACTTCTTCCCCAAAGCGAGCCACACCCCGCCACCTTGTGGGCCATTCCTGTCCATCTTCTCAATCACCCGTTTCATCGAAGAACACTCTCGTTCTAGCTGATGCACCCGCGACCTCATGCTATCCATGTCCAAGCGAAGCACCTGATTCTCCCTCACCGTTACCTGCCACGTGTTAATATCGCCGCGATCGTGCGTGCATCCTTCCCCTGCTCCACCCCACTCTGCATCCGCCGACGCCACCGAAGGTCTTGCCGGCTCCTGCGCTGCCATCAGCGTTCCGGCGATGGTGTGCCGCAGTTGAAGTTGCTCGAAGAAGAGCACGCGAACCACCGCTCGCAGCGGGAGCCTTTCATTCTGCGCGGCGTGCGTGCACGCCTCCAGTGTAAGTTTCTGACAGTCCAACACTTCACAAATCTTCTCCCTATCCGATTTCGAAACCCATGGATGCGCCTGCAATTAGCGATCCGAAATTAGGATTTTCATTAACCAATTATGCTTTTTATAGAAGCACGTAATATCGGAATAGTTTTTAGGTACCTTGAGATAGACATCTACGGCACGATAGAGACCATCGTGGAACAGTCTCGCTCTGATACCAGTTGTTGGGATTTTTAgggcttttgaaaatatgagagatatgagatatatgagagatatatgtgatatgttatacggaggaacatgtttttgtattttattgatatactctatatatagagcaaaatataacaaatatcaagtataaaatatttagaatatctcactcctaatctaaaataataacaaatttctaaaactgacacatatctctaaaactgaaatattttctaaaaactaatttaaataaaaaagatattaagtaatattctcaacattcctccttgcttaatatctgtttatt encodes:
- the LOC114173846 gene encoding oxygen-evolving enhancer protein 1, chloroplastic-like is translated as MAASLQAAATFMQPTKVGLTSRNLKSSQCISKAFGLEPAGPKFTCSLQSDLKDLAQKCADATKLAGFALATSALLVSGANAEGVPKRLTFDEIQSKTYLEVKGTGTANQCPTIDGGVDSFAFKPGKYNAKKLCLEPTSFTVKAEGVAKNAPLEFQNTKLMTRLTYTLDEIEGPFEVSPDGTVKFEEKDGIDYAAVTVQLPGGERVPFLFTIKQLVATGKPESFSGDFLVPSYRGSSFLDPKGRGASTGYDNAVALPAGGRGDEEELAKENNKSASSSKGKITLSVTKTKPETGEVIGVFESVQPSDTDLGAKAPKDVKIQGIWYAQLES